Part of the Labrenzia sp. PHM005 genome is shown below.
TGTAGGCCACAAGACTACTGACAACGGCCCCGACGCCAACTTGAAAGAAACTGACCAACCCGGCGGCCGTTCCGGCGAGCTCCGGCCGAACACTCACCGCGCCAGACTGCGCACTCGGAAGACTGATGCCATTGCCAAGACCAATAAAGAACATTGGAAGGAAAAAGAGCGGTCCGTTCAAACTGTCGGTTAGAGTGCCGGCAAGCAGCAACGACACACCAAAAAATCCAATCACAGCCCCGCCTGCGATCATGCGGATAATTCCGACCCGCGCGGCAATCCGTCCGGTAATATAGTTGCCGAGAATGTAGCCCAGCGACACCACCATCAAATAGAGGCCGATTTCCTTCGCCGTTAGTCCAAAGGAACTGACCGCAACAAAGGGTGCCCCCCCCAAATAGGCGAAATACAACCAAGCCATGAGGACGGCGACCGCGCTAAATGCCCAGAACATTTTTTCCCGGCATAGCAAATAGTAGCTGTTCCCGATTTTCTTCACACTGACCGGCGCCTTGTTGTGAATGGTTTCCGGCAGATGTGACCAGGAAAAAATGGCGACCCCAATCCCAAACACAAGCATCAAGATAAAGCCGCCCTGCCAGCCGTACTGCTCATCTAAAAAGCCGCCGACTGCTGGGCCGATAGTGGGAGCGACCGCCATACCCATTGTCACATAGCCGATCATACTGGCGGCTTGTTCCCTGCCGTAAACATCCCGCACCATAGCCCGTGCAAGCACAAGACCCGCACCGCCACCAAAAGCCTGAATTATCCGGGCGCCGATCAAAAACTCGACGGTTGGTGCCAGCAAGCACAACGTGCTTCCGATCACAAAGAGGAACATTCCGGCAACCACTACCGGACGACGGCCATATTGGTCCGAAATTGGCCCCAAAATGATTTGGCCGACTGCGATGGCAATAAAGTAGAACGCCATCGTCAGTTGGATTTCTCCCGCTGACGCCTCAAATGCCTTCATCATACCATCCATGGATGGCAGATAAATGTTCATTGCGAAGGGAGACAGGCTTGATATTGCCACGAGGATTGCAACGGACGGTATCCGTTTCGAATCGCCAGAGGGCTGTGCAGTCAGTTCAGTGGCCATAAAAAACGATCTTTCTACTGAACATAGACCTTAGAAACGACCGCTCAGGAAATCAATCTCAAAAATAGAATTCTAGCGCAATTACCGCATAGGTTGCAGGGCAGTTTTACTCCGCAACACCCAACCTGCGCTCGCGGATGAAACTATAGGTTCCGGAAAAAATAACAATAGTAATTCCGACAAGTGTCAGGACGTCCGGTATATCCCCCCAAACAAGATATCCCAGAGCAATTGCCCAGACGACTATCGAATACCGGAAGGGAGCCACAACGGCAATCTCTCCCAGCCTCATTGCCAAAATGATAAAAACATATCCGGCCAAAACAAAGCCTGCGGCACCGCTCAAATACCCGATTTCGGTGAGTGATATCGGCGTCCAACCGGAAGAAAGTGTAAGGGCTGCTCCGAGTAGAGTTACGGCCACAAAACTGATCAGCGCGACCCCCAGCGTCGGAACATCGGCCGGCAACTGCCGGGTTGCCAGATCGCGCAGGGCCATGCAGCCGACTCCAGCCAGAGCAATCAGCGAAAAGACATTGAACCCCTCAAGTCCGGGCCGGATGATGATCAAGACACCTGTAAACCCGACCATAATAGCGATCCAACGCCGCCAGCCAACCGGGCTCTTCAGGAAGACGGCTGCCGCTGCCGTCACGACAAGGGGCAACACCTGTAAAATGGCCGTGGCATTGGCAATCGGCAATTGGAACAGGGCTGTGAGATAAAGCAAAGTTGCCGCTGTTTCGGCAAAAGCCCGAACCAGAACCGCTGGATGCATCAACACCCGTGCATTTTGGAACATACCGGTTACATAACCGGCAATGCTCAGCACCGCGATACAGATCAGACCACGAACAAGAATGATTTGGCCCAATGGCACCGCATCAGACGCCATCTTAACGAGCGTGTCGTTCAGTATGAACCCGGCCATCGCGACAAGCATCGCAGCGATTGCCTGGCTGTTTTTCTGCCGTTCCATGAAGACCTTAAAAGAACCGGGCAGCCGCTCTGCCACTGCCCGGCCTCTCTTGAATGATTGAATTAATCAAAAACGATCGATGGCGCGGCCCTTCCGCCGCCATCGGTTCCAGCTTCGATACCAGCCACGACCTTGGCGGCGATCTCCTTATAAACTTGTGCCGCCGGGCCTTGCGGATCGGATACGACAATCGGTGTTCCCGCATCTGAAGTTTCGCGGATCTTCATAGCGAGCGGGATTTCACCCAGGAATGGAACATCTAGACGTTCAGCATCGGCGCGCGCGCCGCCGTGGCCAAAAATATCATGCCGGCTGCCGCAATCCGGACACAGGAAATAGCTCATGTTCTCCACGATCCCCAGAACCGGCACATCGACTTTTTTGAACATCGCCAGCCCTTTCCGGGCATCGATCAGGGCAAGATCTTGTGGCGTTGACACGATTACAGCGCCTGCGAGCGGCACCTGCTGCGCCATGGTCAGCTGCGCATCCCCGGTTCCCGGAGGCATATCGACAACCAAAACATCCAATTCACCCCAAGCGACTTCCCGCAGCATTTGGGTGAGCGCGGAAATCACCATCGGCCCACGCCAGATCATCGGCGTTTCTTCTTCCACCATGAACCCCATGGACATGACCTTGATGCCATAGCCTTCCAGGGGTTTCAGCATCCGCCCGGACAAGGCTTCCGG
Proteins encoded:
- a CDS encoding multidrug effflux MFS transporter encodes the protein MATELTAQPSGDSKRIPSVAILVAISSLSPFAMNIYLPSMDGMMKAFEASAGEIQLTMAFYFIAIAVGQIILGPISDQYGRRPVVVAGMFLFVIGSTLCLLAPTVEFLIGARIIQAFGGGAGLVLARAMVRDVYGREQAASMIGYVTMGMAVAPTIGPAVGGFLDEQYGWQGGFILMLVFGIGVAIFSWSHLPETIHNKAPVSVKKIGNSYYLLCREKMFWAFSAVAVLMAWLYFAYLGGAPFVAVSSFGLTAKEIGLYLMVVSLGYILGNYITGRIAARVGIIRMIAGGAVIGFFGVSLLLAGTLTDSLNGPLFFLPMFFIGLGNGISLPSAQSGAVSVRPELAGTAAGLVSFFQVGVGAVVSSLVAYMISAGVAGGDEMSMILVMFVGGVGGIISVAAVYAGEKQQNEFANT
- a CDS encoding DMT family transporter, with protein sequence MAERLPGSFKVFMERQKNSQAIAAMLVAMAGFILNDTLVKMASDAVPLGQIILVRGLICIAVLSIAGYVTGMFQNARVLMHPAVLVRAFAETAATLLYLTALFQLPIANATAILQVLPLVVTAAAAVFLKSPVGWRRWIAIMVGFTGVLIIIRPGLEGFNVFSLIALAGVGCMALRDLATRQLPADVPTLGVALISFVAVTLLGAALTLSSGWTPISLTEIGYLSGAAGFVLAGYVFIILAMRLGEIAVVAPFRYSIVVWAIALGYLVWGDIPDVLTLVGITIVIFSGTYSFIRERRLGVAE
- a CDS encoding Mrp/NBP35 family ATP-binding protein translates to MSESVKSAVLDRLRQIKGPDLEGDIVSLGLVSDVFVSDGRVAFSITVPADRAQELEPLRQAAEKVVKEVDGVENAMVALTAERAPGSAPTQPSRPAPQARAPQRPAEEQASAKPGVPGIKHIIAVASGKGGVGKSTTTANLALGMAANGLKVGVLDADIYGPSVPRLFNVSGRPEALSGRMLKPLEGYGIKVMSMGFMVEEETPMIWRGPMVISALTQMLREVAWGELDVLVVDMPPGTGDAQLTMAQQVPLAGAVIVSTPQDLALIDARKGLAMFKKVDVPVLGIVENMSYFLCPDCGSRHDIFGHGGARADAERLDVPFLGEIPLAMKIRETSDAGTPIVVSDPQGPAAQVYKEIAAKVVAGIEAGTDGGGRAAPSIVFD